The proteins below come from a single Faecalibaculum rodentium genomic window:
- a CDS encoding DUF6431 domain-containing protein — protein MIAVKFCRSLSNDMIMVPGNHPEINSSFQNGYQKTCNRFFAGTRKCPDCHDGKLYRHGSYLRSFESPVNGVRDEVLIQRAKCSICGKTHALIPAELVPFSRVPLLAQFLIAVMAGLFKGPDRTLRQAECELARYALPPVVIRYISKHIAQYWSDFLSLFLDATLEELCLLAWKDRNKQLFQMSRYEIAQSFPPFHTAFMTHPVSSAMMTS, from the coding sequence TTGATTGCCGTCAAGTTCTGCCGCTCCCTGTCTAATGACATGATTATGGTACCGGGAAATCACCCTGAAATCAATTCATCTTTCCAGAATGGATATCAAAAAACTTGTAACAGGTTCTTCGCTGGTACCAGGAAATGCCCTGATTGCCATGATGGTAAGCTGTACCGTCATGGTTCCTATCTCCGCAGTTTCGAAAGTCCCGTAAACGGCGTTCGTGACGAGGTGCTGATCCAGCGTGCAAAATGTTCCATATGCGGTAAAACTCATGCCCTCATCCCCGCTGAACTTGTTCCCTTCTCCCGCGTTCCGCTGCTGGCACAATTCCTGATAGCGGTCATGGCCGGCCTGTTCAAAGGCCCTGATCGCACTCTCCGTCAGGCAGAGTGCGAACTTGCCCGTTACGCTTTGCCTCCTGTCGTGATCCGCTATATCTCCAAACACATCGCCCAATACTGGTCTGATTTCCTTTCACTATTCTTAGACGCCACGCTGGAGGAATTGTGTCTTTTAGCCTGGAAAGACAGGAATAAACAACTTTTCCAAATGTCTAGATATGAGATCGCACAAAGTTTTCCACCATTCCACACAGCTTTTATGACTCACCCCGTATCCTCTGCGATGATGACATCGTGA
- a CDS encoding ISL3 family transposase yields the protein MLNAEKEFMVDFFGLEPGEIEDISYTRQSDKRPVLRVILTNDHDPCPDCGCPHPRVKEYIPKKIKYADGTGRDCILLYHARRFKCPACHRTYYEPSPFVQKKGKIADKVVFDILKDLKDYNQTFASVGRKYCVSATTVSNIFDAHVEIPRKKLPSLLCIDEVYAMKTQGSKYVCLLLDFEKQTPVDLLPNRWLPSLLEYMSLIPEEERLGVKAVCFDMYPAYRKMVKACFPNAIGVVDRFHVMQEFTRRLTKVRIRVMNRTRARRERLKEEMKAVESDFPRERYRDDPCWQRISADWQKTSDQYYVLKHFHWLLSKDEDLDIFDPGREGQYNRHFQKYMTLLQLREILLGIDPELEEAVRLKRVLTHMYESGTYDKAGEQLFNETYVAFRNSSIKEMNGFSRTMKEWRDEIFNSFNTVTVEYMVNRRSEYTIKSVRLHNGIIENRNKMIKCMKHNSYGFTNWVRFRNRVMYVLDPKATYSLEPRFGSKAVKKKKNK from the coding sequence GTGTTGAATGCAGAAAAAGAATTCATGGTGGACTTTTTCGGGCTGGAACCAGGGGAGATCGAGGACATCAGTTATACCAGACAGTCCGACAAACGTCCTGTACTGCGTGTCATTCTCACCAATGATCACGATCCATGCCCTGACTGTGGCTGCCCGCATCCCAGAGTGAAGGAATATATCCCAAAGAAGATCAAATATGCGGATGGAACTGGCAGGGACTGTATCCTGCTTTATCATGCCAGACGGTTCAAATGCCCAGCCTGCCACCGCACCTACTATGAGCCTTCTCCTTTCGTTCAGAAAAAGGGGAAGATCGCGGATAAAGTCGTATTCGACATATTGAAGGATCTCAAGGACTACAACCAGACCTTCGCTTCGGTAGGCCGCAAATACTGCGTTTCAGCCACCACGGTGTCCAATATCTTCGACGCCCATGTGGAGATCCCCAGGAAGAAGCTACCGTCACTCCTGTGCATAGACGAGGTCTATGCGATGAAGACCCAGGGAAGCAAGTATGTATGTCTGCTCCTTGATTTCGAAAAGCAGACACCTGTGGATCTGCTTCCAAACCGCTGGCTCCCTTCACTGCTTGAATATATGAGTCTGATCCCCGAGGAGGAAAGACTCGGAGTCAAAGCGGTCTGTTTCGATATGTACCCGGCTTACAGGAAAATGGTGAAAGCCTGCTTCCCCAACGCCATTGGCGTGGTGGACAGGTTCCATGTGATGCAGGAATTCACCCGCAGGCTGACAAAAGTCAGGATCCGGGTCATGAACAGAACCAGAGCCAGGCGGGAAAGGCTGAAGGAAGAAATGAAGGCCGTGGAAAGCGACTTCCCAAGGGAAAGATACCGGGACGATCCGTGCTGGCAGAGGATATCCGCTGACTGGCAGAAAACCTCTGACCAGTATTATGTACTGAAGCATTTCCACTGGCTCCTCTCAAAAGATGAGGATCTGGATATCTTTGACCCAGGGAGAGAAGGACAATACAACCGACATTTTCAAAAATATATGACGCTCCTGCAGCTGCGGGAGATTCTTCTGGGTATCGACCCTGAACTGGAAGAAGCAGTGCGTTTGAAAAGGGTTTTGACTCACATGTATGAGTCGGGAACATATGATAAAGCAGGAGAACAGCTGTTCAACGAAACTTATGTAGCGTTCAGGAACAGTTCCATCAAAGAGATGAACGGATTCTCCAGAACGATGAAGGAATGGAGAGATGAGATCTTCAATTCCTTCAACACAGTGACTGTTGAATACATGGTCAACAGGAGGAGCGAATATACGATCAAAAGCGTAAGGCTCCACAACGGGATCATTGAGAACCGCAACAAAATGATCAAGTGCATGAAACACAATTCCTATGGCTTTACCAACTGGGTCAGGTTCAGGAATCGTGTAATGTATGTGCTCGATCCAAAAGCGACATATTCTCTGGAGCCCAGGTTCGGCAGTAAGGCTGTGAAAAAGAAGAAAAACAAGTAG